A region of the Pseudomonas silesiensis genome:
TGTTCTCGGGCGTTTGCGGGCGCAACTCGATTTGACGTCAAAAAAACACTAGACGGTTGATTTCAAATTGTGTCAGTTTTCTTTCGCCTTCACTGGGCGAGTGACAGGACGATCTCGCCAGAGATTGTCGTTATCCGAAAAAAACTGCTCCATAGCCAAACAAGGAAGTGTGTTTATGTCGAAAGTAAAAAACACCGCTATTGATTCCGCCGAACAGGGATTCCAGCCATTGCAATCACTGGCTGTCCCCAGTTCCGCGTTCAACCAGGTCAATAGTTTCAGCCACCAGTATGATCGAGGCGGCAACCTCATGGTCAATGGCAAACCCTCGTTCTCCGTTGACCAGGCCGCCACCCAACTGCTGCGCGACGGCGCGGCCTATCAGGACAAGGATGGCAGCGGCAAGATCGAGCTCACCTACACGTTCCTGACCTCGGCATCGTCGAGCACCATGAACAAGCACGGGATCACCGGGTTCAGCCAGTTCAGCGCGCAGCAAAAAGGCCAGGCGGTGCTGGCCATGCAATCCTGGGCCGACGTGGCCAATCTCACCTTTACCGACAAGGCCAGCGGTGGCGACGCTCACATGACCTTCGGCAACTACAGCGGCGGCCAGGACGGCGCGGCGGCCTTTGCTTACCTGCCAGGTACGGGGGCGGGATATGACGGTACTTCCTGGTACCTGACCAACAGCAGCTACCCGGTGAACAAGACGCCGGAGCTGAACAACTACGGCCGTCAGACCCTGACTCACGAAATCGGCCATTCCCTGGGCCTGGCTCACCCTGGCGACTACAACGCCGGCGAAGGCGCACCGACCTACAACGACGCCTCCTACGGTCAGGACACCCGCGGCTACAGCGTCATGAGCTACTGGAGCGAAAGCAATACCAGCCAGAACTTCAGCAAGGGTGGCGTCGAAGCCTATGCGTCCGGCCCGTTGATGGATGATATTGCGGCCATTCAAAAGCTCTACGGTGCCAACGCCAGCACCCGAACCGGGGACACCACCTACGGCTTCAATGC
Encoded here:
- a CDS encoding serralysin family metalloprotease, with translation MSKVKNTAIDSAEQGFQPLQSLAVPSSAFNQVNSFSHQYDRGGNLMVNGKPSFSVDQAATQLLRDGAAYQDKDGSGKIELTYTFLTSASSSTMNKHGITGFSQFSAQQKGQAVLAMQSWADVANLTFTDKASGGDAHMTFGNYSGGQDGAAAFAYLPGTGAGYDGTSWYLTNSSYPVNKTPELNNYGRQTLTHEIGHSLGLAHPGDYNAGEGAPTYNDASYGQDTRGYSVMSYWSESNTSQNFSKGGVEAYASGPLMDDIAAIQKLYGANASTRTGDTTYGFNANAGRDFLSASSSSDKVVFSVWDAGGKDTLDFSGFTQNQRINLNEASFSDVGGMVGNVSIAKGVAVENAIGGSGHDLLIGNGLSNELKGGAGNDILFGAGGADKLWGGAGSDTFVFAARSDSKPGAVDQILDFVSGLDKIDLTGITNGSGLHFVNAFTGAAGDAVLTSSGGNSLLSVDFSGLGVADFLVSTVGQAAYSDIAA